The stretch of DNA GTCTACGGCGGCTCGTCGTGGGACGTCATGCGTCGGGTCGCGTTCCCGACGGCGCTGCCGTCGATCTTCGCCGCCATCCGGATCTCGGTGCCCGGCGCCATCACCGGCGCGCTGATCGCCGAGTACTTCACGACGACCGACAGCGTCGGCAAGGCGGTCAACCAGGCGCTCGCGCTCTACCAGTACGACAAGCTCTGGTCGCTCGTCGTCGTGGTCACGCTCGTCTCCGTGATCGGCTACGCCCTCGCGCAGCTGGCCGAGACCTTCGTGCTGGCGCGGTACGGCCGCAACGCCGGCCGCGCCTGACCCCCTCCCCCCCCGCCGCGCCTGCTCGTTTGCGTGGGGCCCCACGCAAACGTGCGGTTCGGGCCGATGTTTGCGGTGGGGGGAGCTGGTTTGGGTGGGGCCCCACGCAAACGTGCACTCGACGGCCAGGCGCATACTGGGGCGAGTGAGCGCGACGACGAGACGAGGGCCGGTCGCCGTCTGGCTCACCGGCCTCTCGCTGTACTTCCTCGCCGTGTTCCACCGCTCGTCACTGGCGGTCGCCGGGCTGGCCGCGACGGAGCGGTTCGGCATCTCCGCCGCACAGCTGTCGACGTTCGTCATGCTGCAGCTCGTCGTCTACGCCGGCATGCAGATCCCCGTCGGGCTCCTGCTCGACCGGTTCGGGCCGCGCCGCATCCTCACCATCGGCGTGGTCGTGCTGACCCTCGCCCAGGCGGCGTTCGCGCTCGCCGACACCTTCGCCGTGGCGCTGGTGGCGCGCGTCTTCGTCGGGCTCGGCGACGCGATGACCTTCGTGTGCGTGCTGCGGCTCGTCACCACCTGGTTCCCGTCGCGACGCATCCCGCTCGTCACCCAGCTCACCGGCGTCCTCGGCCAGCTCGGCGCGCTCGTCGCCGCCGTGCCGATGACGTGGGCGCTGCGTGAGCTCGGCTGGACGCCCACCTACCTCGCGGCCGCCTCGCTCGGGCTGGTGCTGCTGGTCGTGCTGCTCGTCGTCGTGCACGACGAGCCCGGCTCGCCTCGCGTGCTCGGGGCGCCCCTGTCGTGGACGACGGTCCGCAGCAGCCTGGCCGCGTCGTGGCGCCACCCCGGCACACGGCTCGGCTTCTGGGTCCACTTCACGACCCAGTTCAGCGCGACGACCCTCGGCCTGCTGTGGGGCTACCCCTTCTTCGTGCGCGGCGAAGGTCGCACGTCGGCGCAGGCGGGCGCCCTGCTGACCATCCTCGTGCTCGCCGTCATGGTCGCGGGGCCCGTGCTCGCGTGGGCCATCACGCGCGACCCGTGGCACCGCTCGACGA from Aeromicrobium erythreum encodes:
- a CDS encoding MFS transporter, which translates into the protein MSATTRRGPVAVWLTGLSLYFLAVFHRSSLAVAGLAATERFGISAAQLSTFVMLQLVVYAGMQIPVGLLLDRFGPRRILTIGVVVLTLAQAAFALADTFAVALVARVFVGLGDAMTFVCVLRLVTTWFPSRRIPLVTQLTGVLGQLGALVAAVPMTWALRELGWTPTYLAAASLGLVLLVVLLVVVHDEPGSPRVLGAPLSWTTVRSSLAASWRHPGTRLGFWVHFTTQFSATTLGLLWGYPFFVRGEGRTSAQAGALLTILVLAVMVAGPVLAWAITRDPWHRSTIVLGIVGSIVAVWTVVLAWPGTAPSWLLVLLVVVVGVGGPASMVGFDLGRSFNPPDRLGAATGIINQGGFVASLLLVVAIGLVLDWRTPGASTDYAPGAFRWAMSVQYVLWAVGLTQIWRYRRRTRAQLLAEDPDAREHWRGRLA